A region from the Falco peregrinus isolate bFalPer1 chromosome 19, bFalPer1.pri, whole genome shotgun sequence genome encodes:
- the ANKRD35 gene encoding ankyrin repeat domain-containing protein 35: MKRMFSCSSSQVAPLTTHQVESWNKQDQKLLEAVEKGDVGKVSALASRKTARPTKLNAVGQSAFHLAASKGLTECLTLLLAHGAPVNEKNDDGSTALHLATIACQPQCVKVLLQFGANEGHVDRQDRTPLHWAASSGCASSVLLLCDHEALLDVTDAHGQTPLMLAARGNHTAICAQLLQRGADPNLADKDERTALMLACEQGSLESAELLLSHGAAVGDKDRWRCAEQPPSRALRRLLRSARCRGRENGTGCAGDSAPQVESQAVGTLGSESEEEEEEEEDEEQQDGCDAQRVQRLQEQLARKTQECQRLAAAADRLRQRVRELVQLLPGCEAGTGAQGEDEDGACLALLAQHLGELRKKVLAKEEEGGGQHTAAQPDGAAAVPALAQFLSWLGDECAKMRAAKASACARSRGLRREVEEALRSKLHYEVVSADAVRRSLAAWEKMVLGLEQTLSRADETHAEMLERSHVLLENLRRELVRPLAACPVNGTEPAPGGKSQEEPPEEGGSLEQEMLELKETNGMLLGELARLGRERERLQEELRGLRGQDPGAQPAAEGSGAAGLAQALAAEREEAARLRQRLARQRQELAALRDGVGKQAREAAGDAGAGILRELHRRLDGLVRAQHEALQLVAEMEGEGPPGEGAPCSDGDTGVGLLGELEDALGELVEELGPGPGPRLARLLGRLVGTAAALRGRDPPGEPPAAQAERWRVAVAAEKQAAEAAEARAAEREREARELREQAEGLERSVGSLRARADELARGCRDKEGKMKKLLAETEKLSAEVLGLRGQNARLQLQLEVQQKNHRDIVAVYRTHLLNAAQGFMDEGVHAMLLRILRAEE; the protein is encoded by the exons CAAGGGTCTCACCGAGTGCCTGACGCTGCTGCTGGCCCACGGGGCCCCCGTTAACGAGAAGAACGATGACG GCAGCACCGCTCTGCATCTGGCCACCATCGCCTGCCAGCCCCAGTGCGTCAAGGTCCTGCTGCAG TTCGGTGCCAACGAGGGCCACGTGGACAGGCAGGACCGAACCCCCCTGCACTGGGCCG CCTCCTCGGGCTGTGCCTCCAGCGTGCTGCTGCTCTGCGACCACGAGGCCCTCCTGGATGTCACCGACGCC cacgGGCAGACCCCCCTGATGCTGGCGGCGCGGGGGAACCACACTGCCATCTGcgcccagctcctgcagagagGGGCCGACCCCAACCTGGCCGACAAGGACGAGAG GACCGCGCTGATGCTGGCCTGCGAGCAGGGCAGCCTGGAGTCGGccgagctgctgctgagccacgGTGCGGCCGTGGGGGACAAGGACCGCTGGCGCTGTGCcgagcagccccccagccgtGCCCTCCGCCGGCTCCTGCGCAGCGCCCGCTGCAGGGGGAGAG AGAACGGCACCGGCTGTGCCGGGGACTCCGCGCCGCAGGTGGAGAGCCAGGCAGTGGGGACCCTGGGCAGCGAGagcgaggaggaggaagaagaggaggaagatgaggagcagcaggatgGGTGTGATGCCCAGCGCGTGCagcggctgcaggagcagctggcgAGGAAGACGCAGGAATGCCAGCGGCTGGCGGCTGCTGCCGACAGGCTCCGGCAGCGGGTGCGGGAGCTGGTGCAGCTCCTGCCCGGGTGCGAGGCTGGAACGGGGGCGCAGGGTGAGGACGAGGATGGCGCCTGCCTGGCCCTCCTGGCCCAGCACCTGGGCGAGCTGAGGAAGAAGGTGCTGGctaaggaggaggagggtggagGACAGCACACCGCGGCGCAGCCCGACGGTGCTGCTGCGGTGCCGGCACTGGCCCAGTTCCTGAGCTGGCTGGGGGACGAGTGTGCCAAAATGCGGGCGGCAAAGGCGAGCGCCTGCGCCCGGAGCCGGGGGCTGCgcagggaggtggaggaggcCCTGCGGAGCAAACTGCATTACGAGGTGGTGTCGGCCGACGCCGTCCGCAGGAGCCTGGCGGCTTGGGAGAAGatggtgctggggctggagcagacgCTGAGCCGCGCCGACGAGACCCACGCCGAGATGCTGGAGAGATCCCATGTCCTGCTGGAAAACCTCCGGCGGGAGCTGGTGCGGCCGCTTGCCGCATGCCCGGTGAACGGCACGGAGCCGGCGCCGGGCGGGAAGAGCCAAGAGGAGCCACCAGAGGAGGGTGGGAGCTTGgagcaggagatgctggagcTGAAGGAGACCAACGGGAtgctcctgggggagctggcccGGCTggggcgggagcgggagcggctgcaggaggagctgcgggggctgcgggggcagGACCCCGGTGCCCAGCCGGCGGCAGAAGGTTCCGGAGCGGCCGGCCTGGCCCAGGCGCTGGCGGCCGAGCGGGAGGAGGCGGCGAGGCTGCGGCAGAGGCTGGCGAGGCAGCGGCAGGAGCTGGCGGCGCTGCGGGATGGGGTGGGCAAGCAGGCGCGGGAGGCGGCCGGCGACGCCGGGGCTGGCATCCTGCGGGAGCTGCACCGCCGGCTGGATGGGCTGGTCAGGGCCCAGCATGAGGCCTTGCAGCTCGTGGCAGAGATGGAGGGCGAGGGCCCCCCCGGGGAAGGAGCCCCCTGTAGCGACGGGGACACTGGGGTCGGGCTACTGGGCGAGCTGGAGGATGCGCTGGGTGAActggtggaggagctggggCCAGGGCCGGGCCCCCGGCTGGCGCGGCTGCTGGGGCGGCTGGTCGGCACCGCTGCAGCCCTGCGTGGCCGGGACCCCCCCGGCGAGCCACCGGCGGCCCAGGCCGAGCGCTGGCGGGTGGCGGTGGCGGCGGAGAAGcaggcggcggaggcggcggagGCGCGGGCGGCCGAGCGGGAGCGGGAGGCGCGGGAGCTGCGGGAGCAggcggaggggctggagcgcaGTGTGGGCAGCCTGCGGGCCAGGGCCGACgagctggccaggggctgccgggaCAAGGAGGGCAAG ATGAAGAAGCTGCTGGCGGAAACGGAGAAGCTGTCGGCGGAGGTGCTGGGGCTCCGCGGCCAGAACGCCCGGCTCCAGCTCCAGCTTGAg GTCCAGCAGAAGAACCACCGGGACATCGTGGCCGTCTATAGGACCCACCTCCTCAACGCTGCCCAG GGCTTCATGGACGAGGGGGTCCACGCCATGCTGCTGCGGATCCTGCGGGCGGAGGAGTGA